A stretch of the Haloarcula ordinaria genome encodes the following:
- a CDS encoding DUF7556 family protein — MEPDTVAAVEVAEDAEVMASVEEGAADTLIIADISKDDAYLTLPLDDAAALPAWR; from the coding sequence ATGGAGCCGGACACGGTTGCCGCAGTGGAAGTTGCTGAGGACGCGGAGGTCATGGCTTCCGTCGAGGAAGGCGCGGCCGACACGCTCATCATCGCGGACATCTCCAAGGACGACGCCTATCTCACACTTCCGCTCGACGACGCAGCTGCCCTCCCAGCCTGGCGGTAA
- the glyS gene encoding glycine--tRNA ligase: MSEGERLTELAKRRGFFFPAAGVYGGAAGFWTYGPQGAALKSNVEDAWRDRFVVREGHQEISAPDVMPEPVFEASGHLDGFDDMIIECAECGATHRADHVVEDNTDIEEAESLPNEEVMDIIAEHDIACPSCGASLAGEPVDNFNLMFETNIGPGTSSPGYLRPETAQGIFVEFPQLSEYARNQLPFGVAQIGKAYRNEISPRKSLVRVREFTQAELEHFVDPEEDEPPLETVEDVVLPLYSGENQQADDGGQVELTVGEAVAEDVIASDWVAYYLGVAKDWYERVGIDMDRFRFRQHLPGELAHYASDCWDAEAEIDGDWIEITGFAYRGSYDLDKHAEHSGEDFTVFKQYDDPVTVERPTVDPDMSYLGPEFGGAAGDVADALEMLAERDPDAFDGDDVTVEVDGESYTVPVAETNFSVEEVTESGEHVTPHVVEPSFGVGRIVYTVLAHAYATDEVDGEERTYLDLPPEQAPTTVGVFPLMDKDGLDDYAHEIAGALRAAGHSVTYDDSGAIGRRYRRQDEVGTPYCVTVDYESLEEDTVTLRERDSTEQQRVPIDGLAEVLEQLTTGEATFGDL, encoded by the coding sequence ATGAGCGAGGGCGAACGCCTCACCGAACTGGCCAAGCGCCGGGGCTTCTTCTTCCCGGCCGCCGGGGTCTACGGCGGTGCCGCCGGCTTCTGGACCTACGGTCCCCAGGGCGCGGCCCTGAAGTCGAACGTCGAGGACGCCTGGCGCGACCGCTTCGTCGTCCGCGAGGGGCACCAGGAGATTTCGGCCCCGGACGTGATGCCCGAGCCCGTCTTCGAGGCGTCGGGCCACCTGGACGGCTTCGACGACATGATAATCGAGTGCGCCGAGTGTGGGGCGACCCACCGGGCCGACCACGTCGTCGAGGACAACACCGACATCGAGGAGGCCGAGTCGCTGCCCAACGAGGAGGTCATGGACATCATCGCCGAGCACGACATCGCCTGTCCCTCCTGTGGCGCCTCGCTGGCCGGCGAGCCGGTCGACAACTTCAACCTGATGTTCGAGACGAACATCGGCCCCGGCACCTCCTCGCCGGGCTACCTGCGCCCCGAGACGGCCCAGGGCATCTTCGTCGAGTTCCCGCAGCTCTCGGAGTACGCCCGCAACCAGCTGCCCTTCGGCGTCGCGCAGATCGGCAAGGCCTACCGGAACGAGATCTCCCCGCGGAAGTCCCTCGTGCGAGTGCGGGAGTTCACGCAGGCCGAACTGGAGCACTTCGTCGACCCCGAGGAAGACGAGCCACCGCTCGAGACCGTCGAGGACGTCGTCCTCCCCCTCTATTCGGGCGAGAACCAGCAGGCCGACGACGGCGGCCAGGTCGAGCTGACCGTCGGCGAGGCCGTCGCCGAGGACGTCATCGCCAGCGACTGGGTGGCGTACTACCTGGGCGTCGCGAAAGACTGGTACGAGCGGGTCGGTATCGACATGGACCGGTTCCGGTTCCGCCAGCACCTCCCGGGCGAGCTGGCCCACTACGCCTCTGACTGCTGGGACGCCGAGGCCGAGATCGACGGCGACTGGATCGAGATCACCGGCTTCGCCTACCGGGGCAGCTACGACCTCGACAAGCACGCCGAGCACTCCGGCGAGGACTTCACCGTCTTCAAGCAGTACGACGATCCCGTCACGGTCGAGCGGCCGACCGTCGACCCCGACATGAGCTACCTGGGGCCGGAGTTCGGCGGCGCGGCCGGAGACGTGGCCGACGCACTTGAAATGCTGGCCGAGCGCGACCCCGACGCCTTCGACGGCGACGACGTGACCGTCGAAGTCGATGGGGAATCCTACACCGTGCCCGTCGCCGAGACGAACTTCAGCGTCGAGGAAGTGACCGAGAGCGGCGAACACGTCACGCCTCACGTCGTCGAACCCTCCTTCGGTGTCGGCCGCATCGTCTACACCGTCCTCGCCCACGCGTACGCGACCGACGAGGTGGACGGCGAGGAACGGACCTACCTCGACCTCCCGCCCGAACAGGCCCCGACCACCGTCGGCGTCTTCCCGCTGATGGACAAGGACGGGCTGGACGACTACGCCCACGAGATAGCCGGCGCGCTCCGGGCGGCGGGCCACTCGGTCACCTACGACGACTCGGGCGCTATCGGGCGGCGCTACCGTCGGCAGGACGAAGTCGGCACCCCGTACTGCGTGACCGTCGACTACGAGTCACTGGAGGAAGACACCGTCACGCTGCGCGAACGGGACTCGACCGAACAGCAGCGCGTCCCCATCGACGGGTTGGCCGAGGTGCTCGAACAGCTGACCACCGGCGAGGCGACCTTCGGCGACCTGTAA
- a CDS encoding DUF7554 family protein yields MDRAKLEVDTLLKILLVLAVIWVGLEVVGEVLDILGGLLGPLRPLLGLAIIVLIVLYLTDRL; encoded by the coding sequence ATGGACCGCGCGAAACTCGAGGTCGACACGCTGCTGAAGATACTGCTCGTCCTCGCCGTCATCTGGGTCGGGCTCGAGGTCGTCGGCGAAGTGCTCGATATCTTGGGCGGGCTCTTGGGCCCGCTCCGGCCGCTTCTGGGACTCGCGATCATCGTCCTCATCGTGCTCTACCTGACCGACCGACTGTAA
- a CDS encoding CBS domain-containing protein, which yields MNVADVMTPRSEVVTVEIPGTRDDVLEYLQERAFSSVPVIKATDDGEEFRGIVTRDALIDQPDEDQLALLVEEVETITADATIEAAARLMVEKGERRLPVVDGGLEGIVTVTDVIRAIANGDIDGTTEVGDLASREINCIYAGTPLPVAERELAHAGVPYGVVLDDDGDTTGMLTEVDIIEVARVVEGEDDTGDSIASQDDEWAWEGIKAVSGRYMPTRNVEIPVEPVREFMTKDLVTVNKRRTATEAAQLLIEHEIEQIPLVSGSDLVGIVRDIDLLRAL from the coding sequence ATGAACGTTGCAGACGTCATGACGCCTCGCTCGGAGGTCGTCACCGTCGAGATTCCCGGCACCCGTGACGACGTCCTCGAGTATCTCCAGGAGCGAGCGTTCTCGTCCGTCCCCGTTATCAAAGCGACCGACGACGGCGAGGAGTTTCGCGGCATCGTCACCCGGGACGCCCTCATCGACCAGCCAGACGAGGACCAGCTGGCCCTGCTCGTCGAAGAGGTCGAGACCATCACCGCGGACGCCACCATCGAGGCGGCAGCCCGGCTGATGGTCGAGAAAGGCGAGCGCCGACTCCCCGTCGTCGACGGCGGGCTCGAGGGCATCGTCACCGTCACCGACGTCATCCGCGCCATCGCCAACGGCGACATCGACGGCACGACGGAGGTCGGTGACCTGGCGAGCCGCGAGATCAACTGCATCTACGCCGGGACGCCGCTGCCCGTCGCCGAGCGAGAGCTCGCTCACGCCGGTGTCCCCTACGGTGTCGTCCTCGACGACGACGGCGACACGACGGGGATGCTGACCGAGGTGGACATCATCGAGGTGGCCCGCGTCGTCGAGGGCGAGGACGACACCGGCGACTCCATCGCCAGCCAGGACGACGAGTGGGCCTGGGAGGGCATCAAGGCCGTCAGCGGCCGCTACATGCCCACCCGGAACGTCGAGATTCCGGTCGAACCCGTCCGGGAGTTCATGACCAAGGACCTCGTCACCGTCAACAAACGCCGGACAGCGACCGAGGCGGCCCAGCTGCTCATCGAACACGAGATCGAACAGATTCCGCTGGTCTCCGGCTCCGACCTCGTGGGCATCGTCCGCGACATCGACCTGTTGAGGGCCCTATGA
- a CDS encoding DNA-directed DNA polymerase II large subunit, whose translation MREADKQYFETLETQLDDAMDVAQRAKKRGGDPKPEVEIPTARDMADRVENILGIDGVAERVRELEGQMSREEAALELVDDFVEGTVGDYDTREGKVEGAVRTAVALLTEGVVAAPIEGIDRVELLENDDGTEFINVYYAGPIRSAGGTAQALSVLVADYARALLGIDQYRAREEEIGRYAEEVDLYDKDTGLQYSPKEKETKFIAEHMPIMLDGEATGDEEVSGFRDLERVDSNSARGGMCLVLAEGIALKAPKIQRYTRNLEEVDWPWLQDLIDGTIGESEADQGEASDDASSETASESDRDEESDESEEQSGPPRVEPAKKYLRDLIAGRPVFSHPSKPGGFRLRYGRARNHGFATAGVHPATMHLVDDFLATGTQIKTERPGKAAGVVPVDTIEGPTVRLANGEVRRIDDAEEALEVRNGVTKILDLGEYLVNYGEFVENNHPLAPASYTVEWWEQDFEAAGADVQAMRDDPRVDLAEPSAEDALTWASDYDAPLHPKYTYLWHDVSVDQVTALADAVDEARVAQTDGAAMEREAAADGALVLPKSEPVRETLEHLLVEHTQDEDSLLVEDWVPLIRTLGFSRSLEREWTPGDLSERACTYDDGENAIEAIGEIAPFEVRERAPTRIGNRMGRPEKSERRDLSPAVHTLFPIGEAGGAQRDVATAAKHADSMSDTPGRVEVQVARRRCLECGAETHMARCPECSGAAETVYECRDCGQEVDPDESGRAECPRCETLASPVQTKELDIHAAYRDALESVGERETAFEQLKGVKGLSSAEKIPEPMEKGILRSKHDVSSFKDGTVRYDMTDLPVTAVRPAELDVAADRLRSLGYEYDIHGEPLTHEEQLVELKVQDIVLSNGAAEHMLQTAAFVDDLLEQYYGLDRYYEFDDREDLVGELVFGMAPHTSAATVGRVVGFTSAAVGYAHPYFHAAKRRNCFHPETKVWYEDENDEWHYGNIKDLVEKRLEDPREDDFGTLVQDLDGDLVVPSLGEDGPCRKPVEAVSKHPAPDHMVRINVGDRTLRVTPDHTMLRAEEDGVTEVPAAEVETGDRLPAYDGGDTTMTAAGEAVATDGIGTPTDTVESVGYVQSEVEYVYCLTVSETHTVAVEGIYAAQCDGDEDCVMLLMDGLLNFSRSYLPDKRGGRMDAPLVMSSRIDPSEIDDEAHNMDIMDSYPREFYEATREMADPADVEDVMKIAEATLDTDREYTDFRHTHDTTNIAAGPALSAYKTLGSMEDKMDAQLAISRKLRSVVESDVAERIIEYHFLPDLIGNLRAFSRQKTRCLDCGEDYRRMPLSGDCRECGGRVNLTVHEGSVTKYIDTAIRVADEFGARDYTKQRLKILERSIESVFEDDHNKQSGIADFM comes from the coding sequence ATGCGCGAGGCCGACAAACAGTACTTCGAGACGCTGGAGACGCAGCTCGACGACGCGATGGACGTCGCCCAGCGCGCGAAGAAGCGGGGTGGCGACCCCAAGCCGGAGGTCGAGATTCCCACGGCCAGAGACATGGCCGACCGCGTCGAGAACATCCTCGGCATCGACGGCGTCGCCGAACGCGTCCGCGAGCTCGAAGGCCAGATGTCCCGGGAGGAGGCCGCGCTGGAACTCGTCGACGACTTCGTCGAGGGGACCGTCGGCGACTACGACACCCGTGAGGGGAAAGTCGAGGGCGCGGTCCGTACTGCCGTCGCTCTGCTGACCGAGGGCGTGGTCGCGGCCCCCATCGAGGGCATCGACCGCGTCGAGCTGCTGGAGAACGACGACGGGACGGAGTTCATCAACGTCTACTACGCCGGCCCCATCCGCTCGGCGGGTGGGACCGCCCAGGCGCTCTCGGTGCTCGTCGCCGACTACGCCCGCGCCCTGCTGGGCATCGACCAGTACAGGGCCCGCGAGGAGGAGATCGGCCGCTACGCCGAGGAGGTCGACCTCTACGACAAGGACACCGGCCTCCAGTACTCCCCGAAGGAGAAGGAGACGAAGTTCATCGCGGAGCACATGCCCATCATGCTCGACGGCGAGGCCACCGGGGACGAGGAGGTCTCTGGCTTCCGCGACCTCGAGCGCGTGGACTCGAACTCGGCGCGCGGTGGGATGTGTCTCGTGCTCGCGGAGGGCATCGCGCTCAAGGCGCCGAAGATCCAGCGCTACACGCGGAATCTGGAGGAGGTGGACTGGCCGTGGCTCCAGGACCTCATCGACGGGACCATCGGGGAGAGCGAGGCCGACCAGGGGGAGGCCTCGGACGACGCGAGCAGTGAAACCGCGAGCGAAAGCGACAGAGACGAGGAAAGCGACGAATCCGAAGAGCAGTCTGGCCCGCCACGCGTCGAACCCGCCAAGAAGTACCTGCGGGACCTCATCGCCGGCCGCCCCGTCTTCTCCCATCCCTCGAAACCCGGCGGGTTCCGCCTGCGCTACGGCCGGGCGCGCAACCACGGGTTCGCAACGGCGGGCGTCCACCCGGCGACGATGCACCTCGTCGACGATTTCCTCGCGACCGGGACCCAAATCAAGACCGAACGGCCCGGTAAGGCCGCCGGGGTGGTCCCCGTCGACACCATCGAGGGGCCCACGGTCCGCCTCGCGAACGGCGAGGTCCGGCGCATCGACGACGCCGAAGAGGCCCTGGAGGTGCGAAACGGCGTCACGAAGATCCTGGACCTGGGCGAGTACCTGGTCAACTACGGCGAGTTCGTCGAGAACAACCACCCGCTCGCGCCGGCCTCCTACACCGTCGAGTGGTGGGAGCAGGACTTCGAGGCGGCCGGCGCGGACGTCCAGGCGATGCGCGACGACCCCCGGGTCGACCTCGCCGAGCCCAGCGCCGAGGACGCGCTCACGTGGGCCAGCGACTACGACGCGCCGCTCCACCCGAAGTACACCTACCTCTGGCACGACGTGAGCGTCGACCAGGTAACGGCACTCGCCGACGCCGTCGACGAGGCGCGCGTCGCACAGACCGACGGCGCAGCGATGGAACGCGAGGCGGCCGCCGACGGGGCACTCGTGCTCCCGAAGTCCGAACCCGTCCGCGAGACGCTCGAACACCTGCTGGTCGAACACACCCAGGACGAGGACTCCCTCCTCGTCGAGGACTGGGTGCCGCTGATCCGGACGCTGGGCTTCTCGCGGTCGCTGGAACGCGAGTGGACCCCTGGAGACCTCTCCGAGCGCGCCTGCACGTACGACGACGGCGAGAACGCCATCGAGGCAATCGGCGAGATTGCCCCCTTCGAGGTCCGCGAGCGCGCCCCCACCCGCATCGGCAACCGGATGGGACGCCCCGAGAAGTCGGAGCGTCGCGACCTCTCGCCGGCGGTCCACACGCTCTTCCCCATCGGCGAGGCCGGCGGCGCCCAGCGGGACGTCGCGACGGCGGCGAAACACGCCGACTCGATGAGCGACACACCGGGCCGCGTCGAGGTCCAGGTGGCCCGGCGGCGCTGCCTGGAGTGTGGCGCCGAGACCCACATGGCCCGCTGCCCGGAGTGTTCCGGCGCGGCCGAGACGGTCTACGAGTGTCGCGACTGCGGCCAGGAGGTCGACCCCGACGAGTCTGGCCGCGCCGAGTGCCCGCGCTGTGAGACGCTGGCCTCGCCGGTCCAGACGAAGGAACTGGACATCCACGCGGCCTACCGCGACGCCCTCGAATCCGTCGGCGAGCGTGAGACGGCCTTCGAGCAGCTGAAAGGCGTCAAGGGGCTCTCCTCGGCGGAGAAGATCCCCGAGCCGATGGAGAAGGGCATCCTCCGGTCGAAACACGACGTCTCGTCGTTCAAGGACGGGACCGTCCGCTACGACATGACCGACCTGCCGGTGACCGCCGTGCGCCCAGCAGAACTCGACGTGGCGGCCGACCGGCTGCGGTCGCTGGGCTACGAGTACGACATCCACGGCGAGCCACTGACCCACGAGGAACAGCTGGTCGAACTGAAGGTCCAGGACATCGTCCTCTCCAACGGCGCGGCCGAGCACATGCTCCAGACCGCCGCGTTCGTCGACGACCTGCTGGAGCAGTACTACGGGCTCGACCGGTACTACGAGTTCGACGACCGCGAGGACCTCGTGGGCGAACTCGTCTTCGGGATGGCCCCCCACACGAGTGCGGCGACGGTGGGGCGGGTCGTCGGGTTCACGTCGGCGGCCGTCGGGTACGCGCATCCGTACTTTCACGCCGCTAAGCGCCGCAACTGCTTCCATCCGGAGACGAAGGTGTGGTACGAGGACGAGAACGACGAGTGGCACTACGGGAACATCAAGGACCTCGTCGAGAAGCGACTCGAGGACCCCCGTGAGGACGACTTCGGGACGCTCGTACAGGACCTCGATGGTGATCTCGTCGTTCCCTCGCTCGGTGAGGACGGCCCCTGTCGAAAGCCGGTCGAAGCCGTCTCGAAACATCCCGCCCCCGACCACATGGTCAGAATCAACGTCGGCGACCGGACGCTCCGCGTGACGCCGGATCACACGATGCTGCGAGCCGAGGAGGACGGCGTCACGGAGGTTCCGGCAGCAGAAGTGGAGACGGGTGACCGGCTGCCAGCCTACGATGGCGGGGACACGACGATGACCGCCGCTGGAGAGGCGGTCGCAACCGACGGGATCGGAACCCCCACCGATACGGTCGAGTCGGTCGGGTACGTCCAGAGCGAGGTAGAGTACGTCTACTGTCTCACGGTCAGCGAAACCCACACAGTTGCCGTTGAGGGTATATACGCAGCGCAGTGTGACGGTGACGAAGATTGCGTCATGCTCCTCATGGACGGCCTGCTGAACTTCTCGCGGTCCTATCTCCCCGACAAGCGTGGCGGTCGGATGGACGCCCCGCTAGTGATGTCCTCGCGCATCGACCCCAGCGAGATCGACGACGAGGCCCACAACATGGACATCATGGACTCGTACCCCCGGGAGTTCTACGAGGCCACCCGCGAGATGGCCGACCCGGCCGACGTCGAGGACGTCATGAAGATCGCCGAGGCGACGCTGGACACCGACCGGGAGTACACGGACTTCCGGCACACGCACGATACCACGAACATCGCGGCGGGACCGGCGCTGTCGGCGTACAAGACGCTGGGGTCGATGGAGGACAAGATGGACGCCCAGCTCGCCATCTCGCGGAAACTCCGGTCGGTCGTCGAGTCGGACGTCGCCGAGCGCATCATCGAGTACCACTTCCTGCCGGACCTCATCGGGAACCTCCGGGCGTTCTCCCGCCAGAAGACCCGCTGTCTGGACTGTGGCGAGGACTATCGGCGGATGCCGCTATCGGGCGACTGCCGGGAGTGTGGCGGCCGGGTGAACCTCACCGTCCACGAGGGCTCTGTCACGAAGTACATCGACACGGCCATCCGCGTCGCAGACGAGTTCGGTGCGCGAGACTACACGAAACAGCGCCTGAAGATACTCGAACGCTCCATCGAGTCGGTGTTCGAGGACGACCACAACAAGCAGTCGGGCATCGCCGACTTCATGTGA
- a CDS encoding PPC domain-containing DNA-binding protein — MDYREVDTASEFVCRLDHGADWRAEVEGLADDEDLDAAFFYGLGAVQDAEVWFYDQDRTEYDAVTFDEPLEVAACMGNVSWLDGERFAHTHAVLSRPDGTALAGHLNSATVWAGEVYVRGFDTHLERTHDGSTDLDLWEL; from the coding sequence ATGGATTATCGGGAAGTCGACACCGCCTCGGAGTTCGTCTGTCGACTGGACCACGGCGCGGACTGGCGAGCGGAGGTCGAGGGCCTCGCCGACGACGAGGACCTCGACGCGGCCTTCTTCTACGGCCTCGGCGCGGTGCAGGACGCCGAGGTATGGTTCTACGACCAGGACCGCACGGAGTACGACGCCGTCACGTTCGACGAACCGCTCGAGGTGGCCGCCTGTATGGGCAACGTCTCGTGGCTGGACGGCGAGCGCTTCGCCCACACCCACGCCGTGCTCTCACGACCCGACGGGACGGCCCTCGCGGGCCACCTGAACAGCGCGACAGTCTGGGCCGGCGAGGTGTACGTCCGCGGGTTCGACACTCACCTCGAACGCACTCACGACGGCTCGACCGACCTGGACCTCTGGGAGCTCTGA
- a CDS encoding 2'-5' RNA ligase family protein, with amino-acid sequence MYSLNVAIPATVAALAGDLAMELPRARARPRGEHTLVVKRLGGGDHAAYARIEGRMRDVLRGTAPFAIRVTGVEQFETAVTGPSPVVYLAVESPGLRTLHERLCEEFDLVDGVEGDDYTPHVTVARGGTRAAADRLVERELDPIEWTVEELVFHDAERGQSVSRVSLPA; translated from the coding sequence GTGTACAGTCTGAACGTCGCGATTCCAGCGACGGTCGCGGCGCTGGCGGGCGACCTGGCGATGGAGCTACCGCGCGCCCGCGCTCGGCCCCGCGGTGAACACACGCTGGTCGTCAAGCGCCTCGGCGGCGGCGACCACGCGGCCTACGCCCGCATCGAGGGGCGAATGCGGGACGTGCTCCGCGGGACGGCCCCGTTCGCGATTCGGGTGACGGGCGTCGAGCAGTTCGAGACGGCCGTCACCGGGCCGTCGCCGGTGGTGTACCTCGCCGTCGAGAGTCCGGGGCTGCGGACGCTCCACGAGCGACTGTGCGAGGAGTTCGACCTCGTCGACGGCGTCGAGGGCGACGACTACACCCCACACGTCACCGTCGCGCGAGGGGGCACGCGCGCGGCAGCCGACCGGCTCGTCGAGCGCGAGCTGGACCCAATCGAGTGGACCGTCGAGGAGCTGGTCTTCCACGACGCGGAGCGGGGACAGTCGGTCTCGCGGGTGTCGCTCCCGGCATAG
- the serA gene encoding phosphoglycerate dehydrogenase, whose product MKVLVTDPIADAGLERLREAGHEVETAYDVEGDALFDAVSDAHALIVRSGTDVSEELFQAAPKLVIVGRAGIGVDNIDIDAATDHGVIVANAPEGNVRAAAEHSVAMAFATARSIPQAHDRLKDGEWAKGEFLGTEVNNKTLGVVGFGRVGQEVAKRLGHLGMDIVTFDPYISEERAKQFGAELVDELDECLAAADFVTIHTPLTPETENMIGEEELAQLEGGYVVNCARGGIIDEAALAEAVEDGVLKGAALDVFGEEPLSDDSPLLDVEDIIVTPHLGASTEAAQENVATSTADQVVAAFNEEPVANALNAPSIDATTFEQVKPYLDLADTAGRIAVQLFDKHMSTVEVTYAGDIADQDVEYVTASALKGVFEPSDLQVNAVNAPQIAKERGIDVTESKTSSAEDYQSLITVTVSDGEDSVSVCGTRFGGEESRIVRIDGHRIEAVPHGHMLVVRNKDEPGTIGFIGTALGESDINIAGMFNGRRTIGGQALSVYNLDEKPTNELLEKLNADDRIIETTYVALGHE is encoded by the coding sequence ATGAAGGTACTTGTCACGGACCCGATCGCGGACGCCGGGCTCGAACGCCTCCGCGAAGCGGGCCACGAGGTCGAAACGGCCTACGACGTCGAGGGTGACGCGCTGTTCGACGCAGTGTCTGACGCCCACGCGCTCATCGTCCGCTCGGGTACGGACGTCTCCGAGGAACTGTTCCAGGCGGCCCCGAAACTCGTCATCGTCGGGCGGGCCGGTATCGGCGTCGACAACATCGACATCGACGCGGCCACCGACCACGGCGTCATCGTCGCGAACGCCCCCGAGGGCAACGTCCGCGCCGCCGCCGAACACTCCGTCGCGATGGCCTTCGCGACCGCTCGCTCGATTCCGCAGGCCCACGACCGCCTGAAAGACGGCGAGTGGGCCAAAGGCGAGTTCCTCGGCACCGAGGTCAACAACAAGACACTGGGCGTCGTCGGCTTCGGCCGCGTCGGCCAGGAGGTCGCGAAGCGACTGGGCCACCTCGGGATGGACATCGTCACGTTCGACCCCTACATCAGCGAGGAACGCGCAAAGCAGTTCGGCGCCGAACTCGTCGACGAACTGGACGAGTGTCTCGCGGCCGCCGACTTCGTCACCATCCACACGCCGCTGACCCCCGAGACCGAGAACATGATCGGCGAGGAGGAACTCGCCCAGCTCGAGGGCGGCTACGTCGTCAACTGCGCCCGCGGCGGCATCATCGACGAGGCTGCGCTGGCCGAGGCCGTCGAGGACGGCGTCCTGAAGGGCGCGGCGCTCGACGTCTTCGGCGAGGAACCGCTCAGCGACGACAGCCCGCTGCTCGACGTCGAGGACATCATCGTCACGCCCCATCTGGGCGCCTCGACGGAGGCCGCCCAGGAGAACGTCGCCACCTCCACCGCCGACCAGGTCGTCGCGGCGTTCAACGAAGAGCCGGTGGCGAACGCGCTGAACGCCCCCTCTATCGACGCGACGACGTTCGAACAGGTCAAGCCGTACCTGGACCTGGCCGACACCGCCGGCCGCATCGCCGTCCAGCTGTTCGACAAACACATGTCGACCGTCGAGGTCACCTACGCCGGTGACATCGCCGACCAGGACGTCGAGTACGTCACGGCGAGCGCGCTGAAGGGCGTCTTCGAGCCCTCCGACCTCCAGGTCAACGCGGTCAACGCCCCCCAGATTGCCAAGGAGCGCGGCATCGACGTCACCGAGTCCAAGACGAGCTCCGCCGAGGACTACCAGAGCCTCATCACCGTCACCGTCTCCGACGGCGAGGACTCCGTCTCCGTCTGTGGGACCCGCTTCGGCGGCGAGGAGTCCCGTATCGTCCGCATCGACGGCCACCGCATCGAGGCGGTCCCCCACGGCCACATGCTGGTCGTCCGGAACAAGGACGAACCCGGCACCATCGGCTTCATCGGGACGGCGCTGGGCGAGTCCGACATCAACATCGCCGGGATGTTCAACGGCCGCCGGACCATCGGTGGGCAGGCGCTCTCCGTCTACAACTTAGACGAGAAGCCGACCAACGAACTGCTGGAGAAACTGAACGCCGACGACCGCATCATCGAGACCACCTACGTCGCGCTGGGCCACGAGTAA
- a CDS encoding helix-turn-helix transcriptional regulator, whose product MRRTGCVVAFVLVTTVLVAPTASAGTFGALPQQSVDPDVVVMTADVESDGDAQWSVAYRIRLDDDNDTQAFEDLRADIESNETAYTDRFGDRMRRTAATAENATGRQMAVENVSVTARQETFGQSYGVITYRFRWTGFAVTGDGSLEIGDALAGLFLDGETTLTVRWPAAYEAQSVSPQPDDRSNSSVTWRGQQQFASGEPRVVATQSAASTGGGLDPLLVGGTVLALVVLAAAAYVARRALADGDDEPATDEPTSEASDAASDDTAESDAGDQDTAAAPPDDLLSNEEQVLQLLDQHGGRIKQQAVASRLEWTDAKTSQVIGGLRDEDEVETFRIGRENVVTLPDVDVTDTDDETG is encoded by the coding sequence ATGCGACGAACTGGTTGTGTCGTGGCGTTCGTGCTCGTTACGACGGTGCTCGTCGCCCCGACTGCGTCCGCCGGCACCTTCGGGGCACTCCCCCAGCAATCGGTCGACCCGGACGTGGTCGTGATGACCGCCGACGTCGAGTCGGACGGCGACGCCCAGTGGTCGGTCGCCTACCGAATCCGCCTCGACGACGACAACGACACGCAGGCCTTCGAGGACCTCCGGGCCGACATCGAGTCGAACGAGACGGCCTACACCGACCGGTTCGGTGACCGGATGCGCCGGACAGCCGCGACGGCTGAGAACGCGACCGGCCGGCAGATGGCCGTCGAGAACGTCTCGGTCACCGCACGACAGGAGACGTTCGGCCAGTCCTACGGGGTCATCACCTACCGGTTCCGCTGGACCGGCTTCGCCGTGACTGGCGACGGGAGCCTCGAAATCGGTGATGCGCTCGCGGGGCTCTTCCTCGACGGCGAGACGACGTTGACGGTCCGCTGGCCCGCAGCGTACGAGGCGCAGTCGGTCTCCCCGCAGCCCGACGACCGGTCGAACTCGTCGGTGACCTGGCGCGGGCAACAGCAGTTCGCGTCGGGCGAACCGCGCGTCGTCGCCACTCAGAGCGCCGCCAGTACCGGCGGCGGCCTCGACCCGCTGCTGGTCGGCGGGACGGTCCTCGCCCTCGTGGTGCTCGCGGCCGCGGCGTACGTCGCTCGCCGGGCGCTCGCTGATGGCGACGACGAGCCGGCGACCGACGAGCCCACCTCGGAGGCGAGTGACGCCGCAAGCGACGACACCGCCGAGTCCGATGCGGGCGACCAGGACACCGCGGCGGCACCGCCCGACGACCTGCTCAGCAACGAGGAACAGGTGCTGCAACTGCTCGACCAGCACGGCGGCCGCATCAAGCAACAGGCGGTCGCCAGTCGACTGGAGTGGACCGACGCCAAGACGAGCCAGGTCATCGGTGGCCTGCGGGACGAGGACGAGGTCGAGACGTTCCGCATCGGCCGGGAGAACGTCGTCACGCTCCCCGACGTGGACGTGACTGATACCGACGACGAAACCGGGTGA